From Caretta caretta isolate rCarCar2 chromosome 14, rCarCar1.hap1, whole genome shotgun sequence, the proteins below share one genomic window:
- the LOC125621584 gene encoding E3 ubiquitin-protein ligase TRIM39 — MAAESPVQSLQDEASCSICLEYFKDPVSIHCGHNFCRACITDYWEESDTNFSCPQCRETAQQRNFRPNRELAKIIEIAKRLSLQAAKGSGGERVCEKHQETLKLFCEEDQAPICVICRESQAHRSHTVVPIEEAAQEYKEKLQIQLQTLKEEREKLMGLKLTKEARIWEHLEQVETERLKILSEFEQLRQFLEEQERFLLARLEELDKEIEKRRDENIAKLLEELSCLNDMISELEGKCQQPASEFLQDVRSTLSRCELGKVPQPEEVSPEPEKTPSSISHKTIALKETLRKFQADVTLDPDTAHPRLVLSEDGKSVRWEDTRQHMPDNPKRFDSSRCVLGLEGFSSGRHYWEVEVEDGGAWAVGVARESVRRKGRVNVNPEEGIWAVGQCGTQYLALTSPKIPLSLAERPRTIGIYLDCEEGRVAFFDADNEAPIFTFPPASVPGEKILPLLCLGRGSQFRLCPCITGYNIEP, encoded by the exons atggctgcagagaGCCCTGTACAGAGTCTCCAGGATGAAGCTTCTTGTTCCATCTGTCTGGAGTATTTCAAAGACCCAGTGTCTATCCACTGCGGGCACAACTTCTGCCGGGCCTGCATCACCGACTACTGGGAGGAGTCGGATACCAACTtctcctgccctcagtgcagagaaaccgCGCAGCAGAGAAACTTCAGACCCAACAGGGAGCTGGCGAAAATTATCGAAATAGCCAAGCGGCTGAGTTTACAGGCAGCCAAAGGCTCAGGAGGCGAGCGAGTGTGTGAGAAACACCAGGAGACCCTGAAACTGTTCTGCGAGGAGGATCAAGCCCCCATCTGTGTGATCTGCCGAGAGTCCCAGGCTCACAGATCTCACACCGTGGTTCCCatagaggaggctgcccaggagtacaag GAAAAACTCCAGATCCAATTACAGActctgaaggaagagagagaaaagctgaTGGGATTGAAACTGACCAAAGAGGCAAGAATCTGGGAGCATCTG GAGCAGGTAGAAACCGAGAGGCTGAAGATTCTGTCTGAATTTGAGCAGCTGCGGCAGTTCCTGGAGGAACAAGAGCGATTCCTGCTGGCCCGGCTGGAAGAGCTGGACAAGGAGATTGAGAAGAGAAGGGATGAGAACATTGCCAAACTCTTGGAGGAGCTTTCCTGTCTAAATGACATGATCAGTGAGCTAGAGGGGAAGTGCCAGCAGCCAGCGAGTGAATTCTTGCAG GATGTCCGAAGCACCTTGAGCAG GTGTGAGCTGGGGAAGGTCCCGCAACCGGAGGAGGTTTCTCCTGAGCCGGAGAAAACCCCCAGCAGCATCTCTCATAAAACTATTGCGCTAAAGGAGACTCTGAGGAAATTCCAAG CGgatgtgactctggatccagacacggctcacCCCCGCCTTGTCCTGTCTGAGGAtgggaaaagtgtgagatgggAAGACACGCGCCAGCACATGCCCGACAATCCCAAGAGATTTGATTCTTCTCGCTGTGTGCTGGGCCTGGAGGGCTTCTCCTCGGGGAGGCAttactgggaggtggaggtggaggacgggggagcctgggctgtaggggtggccagagagtctgtgaggaggaagggacGGGTCAATGTTAACCCGGAGGAGGGTATCTGGGCCGTGGGTCAATGTGGGACTCAGTACCTGGCTCTCACCTCCCCCAAGATCCCCCTCTCCCTTGCTGAACGGCCCAGGACGATCGGGATTTATCTGGACTGTGAAGAGGGGCGGGTGGCATTTTTTGATGCCGATAACgaggccccgatcttcactttcccaccGGCCTCTGTCCCTGGAGAAAAAATCCTCCCTTTactgtgtttggggagaggatcCCAGTTCAGATTGTGTCCCTGCATCACAGGGTATAATATAGAGCCTTAG